CTGGAGGCGATTCGCGCCGCCTTCGAAAGCGGCCGGCATGTCGTTCTGGAAGGCGATTACGATACCCGGAACTGGCTGTGGGACCTGCACCGCCTCGTCGCGCGCCAGTTGAAGGACGCCGCCGTGCTGGACCTGATCAAGCGCCTCCTGCGCGCTCCCCTGATCGAGGCCCTCCGCTGGGAGGAATAGAGCATTTCAAAAATACCGTGGCCGCATTTATAGATGGAGCCGTCCGCTTCGGCTCCAATTCAAGCATCGGCCACAGTTTAATTTGATATTCCAGACGCGGGGCGACGCTTTTTTTGGCCTCCGTAATTGGCACAGAATCGTAACAGAAAGGAGGCGTCGATCGGAACCGGTTCGGCAGACTTATACGCGAAACCGCATCTCTTTTTTCGCGTGAACCACCTTCCTTTCTTTCTCATCTGCCTGTGGCTTGTATGTTTCGTTCCGCTTGAAACGTCCGGGGCGGAGGAAGCGGGGCGGGTGGACATTTTCGAATACCAGCTCGACGGCATTTATCTGTTGCCGGAGGAGACGGTTGAGCAGGCGGTGTCTCCTTATCTGGGTGAAGCGCGCACCGCGGAGGATGTTGAACGTGCGCGAGCCGCCTTGGAAAAAGCCTATCACGACGCCGGCTACCAGACGGCCTCGGTGCAGATTCCCCAGCAGGAGGTGATCGGCGGGCTGGTGCGCCTGCAAGTGGTGGAGGGCACGGTCGGACGGCTGCGCGTGCACGGCTCGCGCTACTTCGATATCGAGCGGATCAAGGCGGACGCGCCGTCGCTGGCCGAGGGCGCGACGCCGGACTTCGGCCGGGTCACGCAGGACATCCTCGCACTCAACCAGCATGCGGACCGCCGTATCACGCCCGCGCTGAAGGCGGGGGTGGAGCCGGGCACGATCGACATCGAGCTGAACGTGGAGGACAAGATGCCGCTGCACGGCAACCTGGAGCTGAACAACCGCCACAGCGCCAACACGACGGCGCTGCGGCTGAACGGCTCGATCAGCTACGCCAACCTCTGGCAGCGCGAGCACACCCTGGGCCTGAGCTTCCAGATCGCGCCGGAGCGGCTCGACGACGCGAAGGTGTTTTCGGCCTACTACCTCGTCCCGGTGCCGGATGCCCCGGTCAAGCTCATGCTTCAGGGGATGAAGCACGACAGCGACATCTCGACGCTGGGGACCTTCGACGTGGCCGGGCGGGGCGAAAGCCTCGGCCTTCAGGCCATCGTCTCCCTCCCCGGCACGGCCGCCTGGTCGCACGGCCTGACCGCGGGCATCGACTACAAGCGCTTCGACGAACTGCTCACCCTCGGGGGCACGGCCGGCGGCACGCAGACGCCGATCACCTACTACCCGATATCGGTCGCATACTCCGCCACGCACCTCGGCCAAAAAAGCCTCACGCAGCTCAACGGCGGGCTCAACTTCCACATCCGCGGCCTGGGCAGCGATTCGGAGGAATTTTCCAACAAGCGCTATGGGGCCGACGGCAGCTATTTTTATTTCCGGGGCGACATCGCCCACACCCAGACCCTGCCCGACAACTGGGAACTTTTCGGCAAACTCTCGGGCCAGCTTTCCTCCCGCCCGCTGATCTCATCCGAGCAATTCGGAGCAGGCGGGCTCGGGACGGTGCGCGGCTACCTCGAAAGCGAGGCGATGGGCGACTACGGCTTCGCCGCCACGCTGGAAGTGCGCACGCCGCCCTTCACCCTCGGCGGCTTCGTGGACGAACTCCGCGCGCATGTGTTTACCGACTGGGCGGGGCTGATCCTCAACGACGCGCTGGCCGACCAGGACTCGCGCTTCCTGCTGGGCAGTATCGGCGCGGGCCTGACGCTGCACTACCGCAAACATTTCCACGGCTCCGCCGATGCCGGGCTGCCGCTGTACAACGCAGGCAGCACCGAGAAAAACCACCCCCGCGTCACATTCCGCGTGTGGGCCGATTTTTAGGAAAACTTCCGTTTTCGACCACAACCATGATCATGAACCGATCCCTCCTCAAACTCGCGCTGTGCGGCCTGCTGGCCGCGATCAGCCTCTCCGTCCCCGCGCAGGCGTGGTGGAACCAAGAATGGACCCGGCGCACGTCGCTCACGGTGGACACCGCCGCGGGCATCGCCGATCCGGTCGGAACCGCGCCGGTGCTGGTGCGGCTGCACGTGAACAACTTCGACTTCGCCTCCGCCCGCGAGGACGGCGCCGACCTGCGTTTCGTCGCGGCCGATGACAAGACGGAGCTGCCATATCAGATCGAAAAATACGATTCGCTGATCGGCGAGGCATTCGTGTGGGTCAACGTCCCCGCGATCGCCCCCGGCGCGCAAACGAAGCTCTGGCTCTACCATGGCAACCCGGTGGCCGCCGCCGCCAGCGCGACCGGCGCGTGGGATGCCGACACAATCCTAGTCTATCACTTTGGCGAGGGCAGCCAGCCGGCCCGCGACCACAGCGCGGCGGGCAACCACGCGGAGACCGGCGGCCTCGCGGTCGAAGGCTCCCTGAGCGGCACGGGCCTGTATCTGAACGGCGCCACGCCGGTGCGCATCCCCGGCATATCCTCCTTCGCCTGGCGGGCGGGCGGACCGCTCACCTGGACGTCCTGGCTAAAATCCTCCGCGCCGCAGGAAAACGCCATTCTCTTCTCCCGCCGCGACGGCCCGCAGGCCGCCTTTGTCATCGGCGTGGACCAGGGCGCGCCGTATGTCGCCGTCACCACCGCCACCGGCACGACCCGCAGCCCGGCCGGCGACAAGCTCACGCCCGACCGCTGGCATCACCTCGCGGTGGTGGCCGACGGCTCCCGCGTCACCCTTTATCTCGACGGCGCGTCGCTGGCCACGCTCAACGCCTCGCTGCCCGCGCTCAACGGCCCGGCGATCCTCGGCGGCGACACCCAGCCCGGCGCCACCGGTTTTATTGGCGAAGTGGACGAACTCGCCATCGCCCGCGCCGCGCGCCCGGCCGGTTTCATCAAGCTGGCAGCGCTCAGCCAGGGCGGCGAGGCCGCGCTGGTCACGCTCGGCCAGGCCGAGACCTCCGGCTCCGGCCACGGCAGCCGCCTGGGCGAGGCGATGGAGCATGTCTCCCTCTTCGGCGACATCGCCAACAACATGATGTTCGACGGCTGGATCGCGGTGTTCGTGTGCATCATCATGATCATTGTCGGCTGGTCGGTGGCCGTCGCGAAGTTTTCCTACCTGAACAAAATCCAGAAAGGCTCGGAGGCGTTCATCCGGCAGTGGAAGGAAGTCTCCTCCGACCTGACCACGCTCGACCACAACAATCCCGAAAGCGTCCAGTCGCTCGGCGGCACGGCCAGCGCGGCCACGCAGAAACTCATCCGGCAGAGCCCGCTCTATCAAATCTACCAGATCGGCTCGGACGAGATCCGCCACCGCCTCACGCGCAAGGGCGGTTTCGCCGGTCTCTCTGCGCGCTCGATCCAGGCGATCAAGGCCAGCCTCGACTCGGGGCTGACCCACGAGACGGACCGGCTCAACCGCGGCCTCGTTTACCTGACCATCAGCATCGCGGGCGGCCCCTACGTCGGGCTGCTCGGCACCGTTGTGGGCGTGATGATCACCTTCGCGGTCATCGCCAAGACTGGCGAAGTGGAGGTCAACTCCATCGCGCCGGGCATCGCCTCGGCCCTGCTGGCGACGGTGGCGGGCCTGCTGGTGGCGATCCCCGCGCTGTTCATCTATTCCTACCTGAACACCCGCATCAAGAGCCTGACCTCGAAGATGCGCACCTTCATCGACGAGTTCACCGCCAAGATGGCCGAGTTCTACCCGTCCAAAGGCGACGTGCTGCGCGCGGCGGCCACCAACGAAGAAAAGGAATAATCCCATGGATGCCGGTTCCGACAACAAGGACTACGACGACATCAACATCACGCCGATGGTGGACCTCTATCTGGTGCTGCTGCTGATCTTCATCATCATGACCACCGCGGGGGTGCAGGGCATGAAGGTCGAGTTGCCCAAAAGCAGCCCCAGGCCGGTGCTGGCCGAGACGAAGAGCCGGGCCATCACCGTGAACAACCAGGGCCGCATCTTCCTCGACACCGTGCCGGTGACGCTCGACCAGCTCCAGCAGCGCCTCAAGGAGCACAAGGCCCGGCACGGCGACTTTCCGGTCGTGGTCCGCGGGGACCGCGCGACCCAATACCAGGGCGTGATGGATGTGCTCGATGTCGTCGGCCTGGTCGGCCTCAACCAGGTCGGCCTGGCCACCCAATCACCCAAATGACGCCGATGGATTCGATCGAGGAAGAGGACGAAAAACACTTCGTCATCCGGCACCGCATCAAGCTGATCGTGGCCGCGATGGTGCTGGCCGGCGTGGGCGCGTTTTTCATGGCGGAGCGCGAGCCGCGGCCCCTGCGGAGGACGGCCCCGGCCGAGCGCGTGGTGGCGATCGCCCCGCCGCGCCCGCTGCCGCCACCGCCGCCGCGTCCGCCCGAGCCGCCGCCGCGCCCGGAGGAGAAGCCCCGCGCCGACGAGATGATCGTGCAGGAGCCGGTCGAGACCCCGGACGAGCCTCCGCCGGAAGCGCCCGCGTCCGAGCCGGACGATGCGCCTCCCGGCCCCGTCGGCGAGGCCATGGGCACCAACATCCAGGGAGACGGCTCGCCCAATTCGTGGGGACTCTCCGGGCGGGGCGGCGGCGGCCTCATCGGCGGTGGGGGAGGGGGCACCGGCAGCGGCGGCAGCCGCTGGGGCTGGTATGCCGGCCACGTGCAGAGCCGCATCGAGCGCGCGCTGCAGGACAACGAAAAAACCCGCACCGCCGGCCTCGACGTCAACGTTCGCCTCTGGGCCGACGCCACCGGCCGCATCACCCACGCCCAGCTCGTCGGCACCACCGGGGACGCCGAGCTGGACCGCGTGCTCCGGCGCGATGTCCTCACCGGCCTGGTCATGCGCGAGGCGCCGCCCGCCGACATGCCGCAGCCCATCCTCATCCGCATCCTCGGGCTGCGCCCCGACTGAACCTCACCCTCTTTTTCTCATTTCGAAACCCGACGACAATCCGATGAACACCGATTCCACCCGGCCGGCCGCCACCCGCTTCCGACCCTTTTTCCAAAACGTCAAACTGCTGGCG
This genomic stretch from Termitidicoccus mucosus harbors:
- a CDS encoding TonB C-terminal domain-containing protein, whose amino-acid sequence is MTPMDSIEEEDEKHFVIRHRIKLIVAAMVLAGVGAFFMAEREPRPLRRTAPAERVVAIAPPRPLPPPPPRPPEPPPRPEEKPRADEMIVQEPVETPDEPPPEAPASEPDDAPPGPVGEAMGTNIQGDGSPNSWGLSGRGGGGLIGGGGGGTGSGGSRWGWYAGHVQSRIERALQDNEKTRTAGLDVNVRLWADATGRITHAQLVGTTGDAELDRVLRRDVLTGLVMREAPPADMPQPILIRILGLRPD
- a CDS encoding ShlB/FhaC/HecB family hemolysin secretion/activation protein, with protein sequence MNHLPFFLICLWLVCFVPLETSGAEEAGRVDIFEYQLDGIYLLPEETVEQAVSPYLGEARTAEDVERARAALEKAYHDAGYQTASVQIPQQEVIGGLVRLQVVEGTVGRLRVHGSRYFDIERIKADAPSLAEGATPDFGRVTQDILALNQHADRRITPALKAGVEPGTIDIELNVEDKMPLHGNLELNNRHSANTTALRLNGSISYANLWQREHTLGLSFQIAPERLDDAKVFSAYYLVPVPDAPVKLMLQGMKHDSDISTLGTFDVAGRGESLGLQAIVSLPGTAAWSHGLTAGIDYKRFDELLTLGGTAGGTQTPITYYPISVAYSATHLGQKSLTQLNGGLNFHIRGLGSDSEEFSNKRYGADGSYFYFRGDIAHTQTLPDNWELFGKLSGQLSSRPLISSEQFGAGGLGTVRGYLESEAMGDYGFAATLEVRTPPFTLGGFVDELRAHVFTDWAGLILNDALADQDSRFLLGSIGAGLTLHYRKHFHGSADAGLPLYNAGSTEKNHPRVTFRVWADF
- a CDS encoding DUF2341 domain-containing protein — translated: MNRSLLKLALCGLLAAISLSVPAQAWWNQEWTRRTSLTVDTAAGIADPVGTAPVLVRLHVNNFDFASAREDGADLRFVAADDKTELPYQIEKYDSLIGEAFVWVNVPAIAPGAQTKLWLYHGNPVAAAASATGAWDADTILVYHFGEGSQPARDHSAAGNHAETGGLAVEGSLSGTGLYLNGATPVRIPGISSFAWRAGGPLTWTSWLKSSAPQENAILFSRRDGPQAAFVIGVDQGAPYVAVTTATGTTRSPAGDKLTPDRWHHLAVVADGSRVTLYLDGASLATLNASLPALNGPAILGGDTQPGATGFIGEVDELAIARAARPAGFIKLAALSQGGEAALVTLGQAETSGSGHGSRLGEAMEHVSLFGDIANNMMFDGWIAVFVCIIMIIVGWSVAVAKFSYLNKIQKGSEAFIRQWKEVSSDLTTLDHNNPESVQSLGGTASAATQKLIRQSPLYQIYQIGSDEIRHRLTRKGGFAGLSARSIQAIKASLDSGLTHETDRLNRGLVYLTISIAGGPYVGLLGTVVGVMITFAVIAKTGEVEVNSIAPGIASALLATVAGLLVAIPALFIYSYLNTRIKSLTSKMRTFIDEFTAKMAEFYPSKGDVLRAAATNEEKE
- a CDS encoding ExbD/TolR family protein translates to MDAGSDNKDYDDINITPMVDLYLVLLLIFIIMTTAGVQGMKVELPKSSPRPVLAETKSRAITVNNQGRIFLDTVPVTLDQLQQRLKEHKARHGDFPVVVRGDRATQYQGVMDVLDVVGLVGLNQVGLATQSPK